The Budorcas taxicolor isolate Tak-1 chromosome 2, Takin1.1, whole genome shotgun sequence genome window below encodes:
- the CLCN7 gene encoding H(+)/Cl(-) exchange transporter 7 yields MANVSKKVSWSGRDLDDDEAAPLLRRAPRPGAPAGEAAPLLNGAGPAAARASPHSAFFRIGQLSSVELDDELLDPDMDPPHPFPREIPHNEKLLSLKYESLDYDNSENQLFLEEERRINHTAFRTVEIKRWVICAMVGILTGLVACFIDIVVEKLAGFKYRLVKDNIDRFTEHGGLSFSLLLWAALNAAFVLLGSTIVAFVEPVAAGSGIPQIKCFLNGVKIPHVVRLKTLVIKVSGVILSVVGGLAVGKEGPMIHSGSVIAAGISQGRSTSLKRDFKIFEYFRRDTEKRDFVSAGAAAGVSAAFGAPVGGVLFSLEEGASFWNQFLTWRIFFASMISTFTLNFVLSIYHGNAWDLSSPGLINFGRFDTETMVYVIHEIPIFIAMGVVGGILGAVFNALNYWLTMFRIRYVHRPCLQVVEATLVAAVTATAAFVLIYSSRDCQPLRGSSVSYPLQLFCADGEYNSMAAAFFNTPEKSVVSLFHDPPGSYNPVTLGLFTLVYFFLACWTYGLTVSAGVFIPSLLIGAAWGRLFGISLSYITGAAVWADPGKYALMGAAAQLGGIVRMTLSLTVIMMEATSNVTYGFPIMLVLMTAKIVGDVFIEGLYDMHIQLQSVPFLHWEAPVTSHSLTAREVMSTPVTCLRRREKVGVIVDVLSSTASNHNGFPVVEDADGTQPARLQGLILRSQLIVLLKHKVFVERSSMGLLRRRLRLKDFRDAYPRFPPIQSIHVSQDERECTMDLSEFMNPSPYTVPQEASLPRVFKLFRALGLRHLVVVDNCNQVVGLVTRKDLARYRLGKGGLEELSLAQT; encoded by the exons GACATGGACCCCCCTCACCCCTTCCCCAGGGAGATCCCACACAACGAGAAGCTGCTGTCCCTCAAGTACGAG AGCCTGGACTACGACAACAGCGAGAACCAGCTGTTCCTGGAGGAAGAGCGGCGCATCAACCACACG GCCTTCCGGACGGTGGAGATCAAGCGCTGGGTCATCTGCGCCATGGTGGGCATCCTCACGGGTCTCGTGGCCTGCTTCATTGACATCGTGGTGGAGAAGCTGGCCGGCTTCAAGTACAGGCTCGTCAAGGACA ACATCGACAGGTTCACTGAGCACGGCGGGCTGTCCTTCTCCCTCCTGCTCTGGGCCGCACTCAATGCCGCCTTCGTGCTCCTCGGCTCCACCATCGTCGCCTTCGTAGAG CCGGTCGCCGCAGGCAGCGGGATCCCCCAGATCAAGTGCTTCCTCAACGGGGTGAAGATCCCCCACGTGGTCAGGCTCAAG ACCCTGGTGATCAAAGTGTCCGGCGTGATCCTGTCAGTGGTGGGGGGACTGGCCGTGGGGAAG GAGGGGCCGATGATCCACTCTGGCTCGGTGATCGCCGCGGGCATCTCCCAGGGCAGGTCCACGTCGCTGAAGCGGGACTTCAAG ATCTTCGAGTACTTTCGCAGAGACACGGAGAAGCGGGACTTCGTCTCAGCAGGAGCTGCAGCTGGAGTGTCCGCAGCCTTCGGGGCCCCTGTGG GTGGGGTGCTGTTCAGCTTGGAGGAGGGTGCGTCCTTCTGGAACCAGTTCCTGACGTGGAGAATC TTCTTTGCTTCCATGATCTCCACTTTCACCTTGAACTTCGTCCTGAGTATTTATCATGGGAACGCGTGGGACCTGTCCAGCCCTGGGCTCATCAACTTTGGAAGATTTGATACTGAG ACCATGGTGTACGTGATCCATGAGATCCCCATCTTCATCGCCATGGGCGTGGTGG GGGGCATTCTTGGAGCTGTGTTCAACGCCTTGAATTACTGGCTGACGATGTTTCGAATCAG GTACGTCCACCGGCCCTGCCTCCAGGTGGTCGAGGCCACGCTGGTCGCCGCTGTCACCGCCACGGCCGCCTTCGTGCTCATCTACTCATCCCGGGACTGTCAGCCCCTGCGGGGGAGCTCCGTGTCCTACCCCCTCCAG CTCTTCTGCGCTGATGGTGAGTACAACTCGATGGCTGCGGCCTTCTTCAACACCCCGGAGAAGAGTGTGGTCAGCCTTTTCCACGACCCCCCAG GCTCCTACAACCCCGTGACACTTGGCCTGTTTACCCTGGTCTACTTCTTCCTGGCCTGCTGGACCTACGGGCTCACGGTGTCAGCCGGCGTCTTCATTCCGTCCCTGCTCATTGGCGCTGCCTGGGGCCGGCTGTTCGGCATCTCCCTGTCCTACATCACGGGGGCCGCG GTCTGGGCAGACCCTGGCAAGTACGCCCTAATGGGAGCCGCTGCTCAGCTGG GTGGGATTGTGAGGATGACGCTGAGCCTAACGGTCATCATGATGGAGGCCACCAGCAACGTGACCTATGGCTTCCCCATCATGCTGGTGCTCATGACCGCCAAGATCGTGGGGGATGTCTTCATCGAG GGTTTGTACGACATGCACATCCAGCTGCAGAGTGTGCctttcctgcactgggaggcccCCGTCACCTCGCACTCACTCACCGCCAG GGAGGTGATGAGCACGCCAGTCACCTGCCTGCggaggagggagaaggtgggCGTCATCGTGGACGTGCTGAGCAGCACGGCATCCAACCACAACGGTTTCCCCGTGGTGGAGGATGCTGACGGCACGCAG CCAGCTCGGCTCCAGGGCTTGATCCTGCGCTCGCAGCTCATCGTCCTGCTCAAGCACAAG GTGTTCGTGGAGCGCTCCAGCATGGGCCTGCTGCGACGCCGGCTGCGGCTAAAGGACTTCCGCGACGCCTATCCACGCTTCCCCCCAATCCAGTCCATCCACGTGTCGCAGGACGAGCGGGAGTGCACCATGGACCTGTCCGAGTTCATGAATCCCTCGCCCTACACGGTGCCCCAG GAGGCGTCGCTCCCACGGGTGTTCAAGCTGTTCCGGGCCCTGGGCCTCCGGCATCTGGTGGTGGTGGACAATTGCAATCAG GTGGTCGGGCTGGTGACCAGGAAGGACCTAGCCAGGTACCGGCTTGGAAAGGGGGGCCTGGAGGAGCTCTCTCTGGCCCAGACGTGA